From Drosophila suzukii chromosome 2R, CBGP_Dsuzu_IsoJpt1.0, whole genome shotgun sequence, a single genomic window includes:
- the Cpr49Af gene encoding endocuticle structural glycoprotein SgAbd-3, whose product MKFLIVLALCVVAAMATENNDPISQESNVEYNGKYHYHYELKDGSKATQDGVLKSVNAEHNGEAVNGKYSFVGDDGQTYVVSYTADENGYRPVGEHLPTPPPTPESVLKALEYIRLHPYTIPEKKH is encoded by the exons atgaaatttcTTATAGTGCTTGCCCTTTGTGTGGTTGCTGCTATGGCGACGGAAAACAACGATCCGATTTCCCAGGAATCCAATGTGGAATACAATGGCAAATACCATTATCA TTATGAGCTGAAAGATGGCTCCAAGGCCACTCAGGATGGTGTTCTGAAGTCTGTGAATGCCGAACACAATGGCGAAGCGGTCAATGGAAAGTACTCTTTCGTCGGCGACGATGGCCAGACCTATGTGGTGTCCTATACGGCCGATGAGAATGGATACCGCCCGGTGGGTGAACACCTGCCCACCCCACCACCCACTCCGGAGTCCGTCCTGAAGGCCCTGGAATACATCCGTCTCCATCCCTACACAATTCCCGAGAAGAAGCACTAA
- the Cpr49Ae gene encoding endocuticle structural glycoprotein ABD-4, whose product MKNFALCLLVAALMSCCQAAPQKAEEPIAIISQESNIEPDGSYNYAYETANGIKAEETGTLKKATSPDTSDVIIARGSVSYTSPEGNLITLNYSADDENGFQPQGDHLPTPPPIPPAIQKALDYLLSLPPAKRR is encoded by the exons ATGAAGAAC TTTGCTCTCTGTCTGCTGGTCGCCGCCCTGATGAGCTGCTGCCAGGCTGCCCCCCAAAAAGCGGAGGAGCCCATCGCCATCATCAGCCAGGAGTCCAACATTGAACCAGATGGCTCCTACAACTATGC ATACGAAACTGCTAATGGAATCAAGGCCGAGGAGACCGGAACCCTGAAGAAGGCCACCTCCCCCGACACCAGTGACGTGATCATCGCCAGGGGATCGGTGTCCTACACCTCGCCCGAGGGCAACCTGATCACCCTGAACTATTCGGCCGATGATGAGAACGGTTTCCAGCCGCAGGGCGATCATCTGCCCACTCCACCACCAATCCCACCAGCGATCCAGAAGGCTCTGGACTATCTGCTCAGCCTTCCCCCGGCAAAGCGTCGTTAA
- the LOC108009826 gene encoding polycystin family receptor for egg jelly isoform X1 — protein sequence MSINQKIFVLLLLNLTIPFVKANELREANIKIYCNEYVPFGRQTHVVITMEILPVNSTITIWFSTPDYLLAYFEVGYVAKEMPPKFEKTSSISNNLSYFGIKTEIKPDYEEGYYANLTATFWTAGNTELTLLGRIKPIRIFDVIQIVSIEVSLPQHCSPQLTMLACSDPQSPKQVLITRGFLINAQFLEDCDLKVNGIYNWSLRDAVGLTQFASYSTYSPYLNIRPFTLRFFTPYELWRNLYVLRVEGKSNGLQFGARCYLKIVMGQVKALILGGRTKRAQQSDQLWMNGSMSYDFSKRSGDIQFLNYNWNCYSFDDNRNRFCHRNISSVAVFSIPANSLKLNCRYIFRLQVIRDNNPNVSSQAMQVITMTKYKVLQVTIECVRNCQRDYFIPNAKVHLLSRCLNCGSQNIKSKWFIDGQLVVSSNELVMYIRISSNVTRINLVVSSEDGQYGRMSKILIKNPRPSGGTCSIYPKEGHEAVTPFFPCCRNFVSLNHPIEYWYYVGPVLLGTCLDCNCEVYLPVTDIIKVLVCDALYACHTTWIKVKINALQNIPHNIPKLLEQGLLHRYLQTVQSIMQHLHNTDSGIVLLRNFTAIHPQSRSSLARLANLTLTLAHRLYPSDQKKDNLLSMMVSKINDNFEEIYLDDDVHFLTEQPFINIRLACLEVYEAMQALCKRTSRPPWPIYNKYYRAYGKLKEPLYKKLIARTQTMENKKDIFPWTFWLKSTWEKERLYRHLNYLPHNIYRTDLGEKREMAQSAVALDIQCFKTFPKKFIRVLTSDHFQWVLVPPAVFVDVMGTNKGRVCLKVVSIKQELNWWYPLEKKPSSLVLSVRIYKNEDKFTIPINLNNSRIHFRTINTYHNESLVKLRNKSKSKKNSSRTDHVHKAGIYVDCMRQGKLRSIRSVRIYRIVLMEHSVLAVHFTKATHRLQVVVKLRRKPLFREISSSKCIVPARTKSKIILLRNNCHGALRGYLALRVASNISIRNSPNTPVKNGPATFAFAFQIRSCESWLYSSDPEKQHWVHYGCFPTMTLSVKKGVRCKCNILGTYTNYLYYIPSIEVPDSVYTEAQMNYFIVAFYIILFSIILLWILWLYIYRNRLPSKTIFIPEFELKDETTEELHDLVISLRTGGRLNSGTTASLELVLYDPLNQERKITVVQDPEHIFLKPNTTLYLWIRTRDIRIPTQVLISHNSAGRFPSWFLRRIEVNDIQTHETQVFVARQFIEKKKLLLSSSLIYKQGDVRFFDSWKGRFYMHFEMLWINWSLWQPVTGNWRESTLYPYMTRGKRFCVFVSKQMVNLAVCASYFGLTTTESLQLFRSKFLNYKDLVVLSIMCCFLDIFLSFLFAAVNWKCC from the exons ATGTCtataaatcaaaaaatatttgtacttTTATTACTGAATTTGACTATTCCGTTTGTTAAAGCAAATGAACTAAGAGAAGCCAATATTAAGATTTATTGCAATGAATATGTGCCCTTCGGAAGACAAACTCATGTTGTTATAACCATGGAAATTCTGCCAGTTAACTCAACGATTACAATATGGTTCAGTACTCCCGACTACCTGTTGGCCTATTTTGAAGTTGGATATGTTGCAAAAGAAATGCCGCCAAAATTTGAAAAAACCTCATCAATCAGTAATAATCTTTCATATTTCGGAATTAAAACGGAAATAAAACCTGATTATGAAGAGGGGTACTACGCCAATTTAACCGCTACTTTTTGGACGGCTGGTAATACAGAACTTACGCTTCTTGGTCGAATAAAACCAATTAGGATATTTGATGTAATACAAATCGTATCTATTGAAGTAAGTCTTCCCCAGCATTGTTCTCCGCAATTGACAATGCTAGCGTGCTCAGATCCCCAATCCCCAAAACAAGTTCTGATCACTCGGGGCTTTCTTATAAATGCACAATTCCTGGAAGACTGTGACCTAAAAGTGAATGGCATTTATAATTGGAGTCTGAGGGACGCTGTTGGGTTAA CACAGTTTGCATCATATTCTACATATAGTCCTTACCTTAATATTCGGCCGTTTACATTGCGGTTTTTCACGCCCTATGAATTGTGGCGAAATTTGTATGTTCTACGAGTCGAGGGAAAGTCGAATGGATTGCAATTCGGAGCTCGATGTTATCTCAAAATTGTTATGGGTCAGGTGAAAGCTCTAATTCTTGGCGGTAGAACTAAGCGGGCTCAACAAAGTGACCAACTTTGGATGAACGGCTCCATGAGTTACGATTTCTCTAAACGAAGTGGGGATATCCAGTTTTTGAACTATAATTGGAACTGCTATTCCTTTGACGACAATCGTAATCGCTTTTGCCATCGAAACATATCGTCGG TTGCGGTGTTTTCTATTCCTGCCAATTCCCTAAAGCTTAACTGCAGATACATCTTTCGCTTGCAAGTGATTAGAGATAACAATCCAAATGTTTCATCGCAAGCAATGCAAGTTATTACTATGACGAAATATAAAGTGCTACAGGTAACGATAGAATGCGTAAGGAATTGTCAGAGGGATTACTTTATACCAAATGCGAAGGTTCATCTTCTTTCAAGATGCTTAAACTGTGGCagtcaaaatataaaatctaAATGGTTTATTGATGGTCAGCTAGTGGTTAGTAGCAATGAGTTAGTAATGTACATACGGATATCATCGAATGTGACCCGGATTAACCTTGTTGTTTCATCGGAAGATGGGCAATATGGCCGGATGAGTAAAATCCTGATAAAAAACCCTAGGCCCTCTGGCGGAACTTGTTCGATTTATCCAAAGGAAGGCCACGAGGCAGTGACTCCATTTTTCCCTTGTTGTCGAAACTTTGTGTCGTTGAACCACCCCATCGAGTATTGGTATTATGTAGGCCCAGTTCTTCTTGGTACTTGTCTTGACTGCAACTGCGAGGTTTACTTACCTGTCACTGACATCATAAAAGTGCTTGTATGCGATGCACTATATGCATGCCACACCACTTGGATAAAGGTAAAGATCAATGCTCTACAAAATATTCCTCATAATATTCCTAAACTTTTGGAACAAGGACTTCTGCATCGGTATTTGCAAACCGTACAATCTATAATGCAGCATTTGCACAACACGGATTCTGGAATAGTTCTTTTAAGGAATTTCACAGCCATTCATCCTCAATCGCGAAGTTCTCTCGCAAGATTGGCGAACTTAACCTTAACATTAGCACACCGTTTATATCCGTCAGATCAAAAAAAGGATAACTTACTAAGCATGATGGTTAGCaaaattaatgataattttGAGGAAATATACCTTGACGATGACGTGCACTTTCTCACGGAACAACCATTCATCAACATTAGGCTAGCTTGTTTAGAAGTATATGAAGCAATGCAAGCATTATGCAAAAGAACTTCTCGGCCACCATGGCCAATTTATAATAAGTACTATAGGGCATACGGCAAGTTAAAAGAGcctttatataaaaaattgatTGCTAGGACTCAAACGatggaaaacaaaaaagacaTTTTTCCATGGACTTTCTGGCTAAAATCTACTTGGGAAAAAGAGCGTCTCTATCGCCATTTAAATTATCTTCCCCATAATATTTACCGGACAGATCTTGGTGAAAAAAGAGAGATGGCGCAAAGCGCAGTTGCACTGGATATTCAGTGTTTTAAAACTTTCCCAAAGAAATTCATTCGAGTATTAACAAGCGATCATTTTCAGTGGGTTCTTGTTCCACCAGCTGTTTTTGTGGATGTCATGGGAACGAATAAGGGAAGAGTCTGCCTCAAAGTCGTATCTATTAAACAGGAACTCAATTGGTGGTACCCACTTGAGAAGAAACCTAGTTCTCTTGTACTTTCTGTGcgtatttataaaaatgaagATAAGTTTACTATCCCGATCAATCTAAATAATAGTCGGATTCACTTTAGGACTATAAATACTTATCACAACGAATCTTTGGTAAAGCTCCGGAATAAGTCGAAAAGTAAGAAGAACTCTTCGAGAACGGATCATGTGCACAAAGCTGGGATATACGTAGATTGCATGAGACAGGGAAAACTTCGATCCATTCGGTCTGTACGTATTTACCGCATAGTGCTGATGGAGCACTCAGTGTTGGCTGTTCATTTTACTAAGGCCACTCACAGGCTACAGGTTGTGGTGAAGCTAAGAAGAAAGCCATTGTTCCGCGAAATTTCCTCGTCCAAGTGCATTGTTCCCGCTCGCACTAAAAGTAAGATCATTCTTTTGAGGAATAACTGCCATGGAGCCCTACGGGGATATCTTGCGTTGCGAGTTGCCTCGAATATATCGATAAGAAATAGCCCCAATACACCGGTAAAAAATGGACCAGCGACTTTTGCGTTCGCATTTCAAATTCGCAGCTGTGAGTCTTGGTTATATAGCTCTGATCCAGAAAAGCAACACTGGGTACACTATGGATGCTTCCCTACGATGACCCTCAGTGTGAAGAAGGGTGTTCGTTGCAAATGCAATATTCTGGGAACATATACCAATTATTTGTACTATATTCCTAGTATTGAAGTTCCAGATTCTGTTTATACAGAAGCACAAATGAATTATTTCATTGTTGCATTTTATATCATACTCTTTTCAATTATACtgctttggatactatggttatATATTTACAGAAATCGGCTTCCCAGCAAGACAATTTTTATACCGGAATTCGAATTGAAGGACGAAACTACTGAGGAGCTTCATGATCTGGTCATATCCTTGAGAACAGGTGGTCGCCTAAATTCGGGAACCACAGCGTCCTTGGAATTGGTTCTATATGACCCGTTAAACCAGGAGCGAAAAATCACAGTTGTACAGGATCCTGAGCATATATTTCTCAAGCCTAATACCACATTGTATCTTTGGATACGTACTCGAGATATCCGTATACCCACACAAGTTTTGATTTCCCATAACAGCGCTGGACGTTTCCCAAGTTGGTTTCTGCGTCGCATTGAGGTGAACGACATTCAGACCCACGAAACGCAGGTCTTCGTCGCTCGGCAATTtatagaaaagaaaaagttacTATTATCATCATCCCTTATTTATAAGCAAGGAGATGTTCGTTTTTTTGACTCTTGGAAAGGTAGATTCTACATGCACTTTGAGATGCTCTGGATCAACTGGTCGCTGTGGCAGCCAGTTACCGGAAATTGGAGGGAATCCACCCTGTATCCATATATGACTCGAGGCAAACGATTCTGCGTGTTCGTCAGTAAGCAAATGGTTAACTTGGCAGTCTGCGCCTCGTATTTTGGCTTGACAACAACCGAAAGTTTACAATTATTCCGCAGCAAGTTTTTGAATTACAAAGACTTGGTAGTATTGAGTATTATGTGCTGTTTTCTGGATATTTTCTTGTCATTTTTGTTTGCTGCCGTGAACTGGAAATGCTGTTAA
- the LOC108009826 gene encoding uncharacterized protein isoform X2, with the protein MSINQKIFVLLLLNLTIPFVKANELREANIKIYCNEYVPFGRQTHVVITMEILPVNSTITIWFSTPDYLLAYFEVGYVAKEMPPKFEKTSSISNNLSYFGIKTEIKPDYEEGYYANLTATFWTAGNTELTLLGRIKPIRIFDVIQIVSIEVSLPQHCSPQLTMLACSDPQSPKQVLITRGFLINAQFLEDCDLKVNGIYNWSLRDAVGLTQFASYSTYSPYLNIRPFTLRFFTPYELWRNLYVLRVEGKSNGLQFGARCYLKIVMGQVKALILGGRTKRAQQSDQLWMNGSMSYDFSKRSGDIQFLNYNWNCYSFDDNRNRFCHRNISSVAVFSIPANSLKLNCRYIFRLQVIRDNNPNVSSQAMQVITMTKYKVLQVTIECVRNCQRDYFIPNAKVHLLSRCLNCGSQNIKSKWFIDGQLVVSSNELVMYIRISSNVTRINLVVSSEDGQYGRMSKILIKNPRPSGGTCSIYPKEGHEAVTPFFPCCRNFVSLNHPIEYWYYVGPVLLGTCLDCNCEVYLPVTDIIKVLVCDALYACHTTWIKDFCIGICKPYNL; encoded by the exons ATGTCtataaatcaaaaaatatttgtacttTTATTACTGAATTTGACTATTCCGTTTGTTAAAGCAAATGAACTAAGAGAAGCCAATATTAAGATTTATTGCAATGAATATGTGCCCTTCGGAAGACAAACTCATGTTGTTATAACCATGGAAATTCTGCCAGTTAACTCAACGATTACAATATGGTTCAGTACTCCCGACTACCTGTTGGCCTATTTTGAAGTTGGATATGTTGCAAAAGAAATGCCGCCAAAATTTGAAAAAACCTCATCAATCAGTAATAATCTTTCATATTTCGGAATTAAAACGGAAATAAAACCTGATTATGAAGAGGGGTACTACGCCAATTTAACCGCTACTTTTTGGACGGCTGGTAATACAGAACTTACGCTTCTTGGTCGAATAAAACCAATTAGGATATTTGATGTAATACAAATCGTATCTATTGAAGTAAGTCTTCCCCAGCATTGTTCTCCGCAATTGACAATGCTAGCGTGCTCAGATCCCCAATCCCCAAAACAAGTTCTGATCACTCGGGGCTTTCTTATAAATGCACAATTCCTGGAAGACTGTGACCTAAAAGTGAATGGCATTTATAATTGGAGTCTGAGGGACGCTGTTGGGTTAA CACAGTTTGCATCATATTCTACATATAGTCCTTACCTTAATATTCGGCCGTTTACATTGCGGTTTTTCACGCCCTATGAATTGTGGCGAAATTTGTATGTTCTACGAGTCGAGGGAAAGTCGAATGGATTGCAATTCGGAGCTCGATGTTATCTCAAAATTGTTATGGGTCAGGTGAAAGCTCTAATTCTTGGCGGTAGAACTAAGCGGGCTCAACAAAGTGACCAACTTTGGATGAACGGCTCCATGAGTTACGATTTCTCTAAACGAAGTGGGGATATCCAGTTTTTGAACTATAATTGGAACTGCTATTCCTTTGACGACAATCGTAATCGCTTTTGCCATCGAAACATATCGTCGG TTGCGGTGTTTTCTATTCCTGCCAATTCCCTAAAGCTTAACTGCAGATACATCTTTCGCTTGCAAGTGATTAGAGATAACAATCCAAATGTTTCATCGCAAGCAATGCAAGTTATTACTATGACGAAATATAAAGTGCTACAGGTAACGATAGAATGCGTAAGGAATTGTCAGAGGGATTACTTTATACCAAATGCGAAGGTTCATCTTCTTTCAAGATGCTTAAACTGTGGCagtcaaaatataaaatctaAATGGTTTATTGATGGTCAGCTAGTGGTTAGTAGCAATGAGTTAGTAATGTACATACGGATATCATCGAATGTGACCCGGATTAACCTTGTTGTTTCATCGGAAGATGGGCAATATGGCCGGATGAGTAAAATCCTGATAAAAAACCCTAGGCCCTCTGGCGGAACTTGTTCGATTTATCCAAAGGAAGGCCACGAGGCAGTGACTCCATTTTTCCCTTGTTGTCGAAACTTTGTGTCGTTGAACCACCCCATCGAGTATTGGTATTATGTAGGCCCAGTTCTTCTTGGTACTTGTCTTGACTGCAACTGCGAGGTTTACTTACCTGTCACTGACATCATAAAAGTGCTTGTATGCGATGCACTATATGCATGCCACACCACTTGGATAAAG GACTTCTGCATCGGTATTTGCAAACCGTACAATCTATAA
- the LOC108009826 gene encoding uncharacterized protein isoform X3: MSINQKIFVLLLLNLTIPFVKANELREANIKIYCNEYVPFGRQTHVVITMEILPVNSTITIWFSTPDYLLAYFEVGYVAKEMPPKFEKTSSISNNLSYFGIKTEIKPDYEEGYYANLTATFWTAGNTELTLLGRIKPIRIFDVIQIVSIEVSLPQHCSPQLTMLACSDPQSPKQVLITRGFLINAQFLEDCDLKVNGIYNWSLRDAVGLICIIFYI; this comes from the exons ATGTCtataaatcaaaaaatatttgtacttTTATTACTGAATTTGACTATTCCGTTTGTTAAAGCAAATGAACTAAGAGAAGCCAATATTAAGATTTATTGCAATGAATATGTGCCCTTCGGAAGACAAACTCATGTTGTTATAACCATGGAAATTCTGCCAGTTAACTCAACGATTACAATATGGTTCAGTACTCCCGACTACCTGTTGGCCTATTTTGAAGTTGGATATGTTGCAAAAGAAATGCCGCCAAAATTTGAAAAAACCTCATCAATCAGTAATAATCTTTCATATTTCGGAATTAAAACGGAAATAAAACCTGATTATGAAGAGGGGTACTACGCCAATTTAACCGCTACTTTTTGGACGGCTGGTAATACAGAACTTACGCTTCTTGGTCGAATAAAACCAATTAGGATATTTGATGTAATACAAATCGTATCTATTGAAGTAAGTCTTCCCCAGCATTGTTCTCCGCAATTGACAATGCTAGCGTGCTCAGATCCCCAATCCCCAAAACAAGTTCTGATCACTCGGGGCTTTCTTATAAATGCACAATTCCTGGAAGACTGTGACCTAAAAGTGAATGGCATTTATAATTGGAGTCTGAGGGACGCTGTTGGGTTAA TTTGCATCATATTCTACATATAG
- the Or49a gene encoding odorant receptor 49a: MSADKKQQKMGEQRSYEDYTYMANMMFKTLGYDLFDSHRPRWQNLLLRSYFVLCVVSNFYEASMVTYRILQWESLAGSPSKIMRQFLHFFYMFSAQVKFVTFIIYRHRLRLLSNNLKKIYPHDDQKQKEYHVNRFYLSRTTRYVLCLYYFTMVLMALGPLIQSCIMYLIGFGKAEFSYQRIFPTRLSFDSETPLGYAVAYVIDFTYSQLIVNVSLGTDLWMMCISSQISMHFAYLANVLSSYCPSRERERQDCNFLAGVVKRHQLILSYHQDVNNAFGLLLASNLFTTASLLCCMAYYTVVQGFNMEGISYMMLFVSVAAQFYMVSLHGQMLIDFSTKIAEAAYENKWYDGSLRYKKKILIIMGRAQRPAEISAKGIIIISLETFKILMTITYRYFAVIRQTVE, translated from the exons ATGTCAGCAgacaaaaaacaacaaaaaatgggAGAGCAGCGTTCTTACGAGGATTACACCTACATGGCCAACATGATGTTCAAGACTCTGGGATATGATCTATTTGACTCACACAGACCCAGATGGCAGAATCTTTTGCTACGCAGCTATTTCGTTCTGTGCGTGGTGAGCAACTTTTACGAGGCTTCAATGGTGACTTACAGAATCCTTCAGTGGGAGTCCTTGGCCGGAAGTCCCTCAAAAATCATGCGACAATTTCTACACTTCTTTTACATGTTTAGTGCCCAAGTGAAGTTTGttacatttataatttatCGACATCGCTTACGTTTGCTGAGTAATAACTTGAAGAAAATATATCCACATGATGATCAAAAGCAAAAGGAGTACCATGTTAATAGATTTTACCTATCTCGAACAACTCGTTATGTTTTGTGTTTATATTACTTTACAATGGTTCTTATGGCACTAGGACCTCTTATTCAGTCCTGCATTATGTACCTAATAGGCTTCGGCAAAGCCGAGTTTTCCTATCAACGCATTTTCCCTACGCGTCTTAGCTTCGATTCAGAAACACCCTTGGGATATGCTGTGGCCTATGTAATAGACTTTACTTATAGTCAACTCATAGTGAATGTGAGCTTGGGGACAGACCTATGGATGATGTGTATTTCGAGTCAGATCTCGATGCACTTTGCCTATCTAGCCAATGTATTATCCTCCTATTGTCCAAGTAGAGAAAGAGAACGACAAGATTGTAATTTTCTGGCAGGGGTGGTAAAAAGACATCAATTAATTCTCAG CTACCACCAGGATGTAAACAATGCATTTGGACTTCTTTTGGCCTCCAATCTGTTTACCACTGCCAGCTTACTCTGCTGTATGGCCTACTATACCGTCGTGCAGGGTTTTAATATGGAAGGCATTTCGTATATGATGCTCTTTGTGAGTGTGGCAGCCCAATTTTATATGGTCAGCTTACATGGACAAATGCTAATCGACTTC AGTACCAAAATAGCTGAGGCTGCATACGAAAACAAGTGGTACGACGGTTCGTTGCGATACAAAAAGAAAATACTTATTATAATGGGTCGCGCCCAACGTCCTGCAGAAATATCAGCCAAgggaattattattatttcccTTGAGACCTTTAAGATA TTAATGACCATCACATATCGATACTTTGCCGTTATACGCCAAACTGTAGAATAA
- the LOC108009828 gene encoding odorant receptor 49a: MGKLRSYEDNTYFANIMFKTLGYDLFDSPRPSWQNLLLRIYFVLCMASNCYAASMVTYRILQWESVAGSSSKIMRQGLHFFYMFSAQVKFVTFMMYRKRIRSLSNNLKEVYPLDEKNQKDYNVDRFYLSRTTRYVLYSYYITMVFMALLPLIQFCIMYLIGFGSEPFFYKRIFPTRFTFDADTPLGYVGAYVIDITYSQFIVNVSLGTDLWMMCISSQISMHFAYIANLLSSYCPSREGERQDCHFLAGLVKRHQLILR, encoded by the coding sequence ATGGGGAAACTGCGTTCTTACGAGGATAACACCTACTTCGCCAACATAATGTTCAAGACTCTGGGATATGATCTATTTGACTCACCCAGACCCAGTTGGCAGAATCTTCTGCTACGCATCTATTTCGTTCTGTGCATGGCGAGCAACTGCTACGCGGCTTCAATGGTGACTTATAGAATCCTTCAGTGGGAATCCGTGGCCGGAAGTTCCTCCAAAATTATGCGACAAGGACTACACTTCTTTTACATGTTCAGCGCCCAAGTGAAGTTTGTCACATTTATGATGTATCGAAAACGAATTCGATCGCTGAGTAATAATTTGAAGGAAGTATATCCGCTTGATGAGAAAAATCAAAAGGATTATAATGTCGATAGATTTTACCTGTCGCGAACAACTCGCTATGTTTTGTATTCATATTACATTACAATGGTTTTCATggcattattacctctcattCAGTTCTGCATTATGTACCTGATAGGATTCGGTAGTGAACCGTTTTTTTATAAACGCATTTTCCCCACGCGTTTTACATTCGATGCAGATACGCCTTTGGGTTATGTGGGGGCCTATGTAATAGACATTACCTATAGTCAGTTTATCGTGAATGTGAGCTTAGGTACAGACTTATGGATGATGTGTATTTCAAGTCAAATCTCGATGCACTTTGCCTATATAGCCAATTTATTATCCTCCTATTGTCCAAGTAGAGAAGGAGAACGACAAGATTGCCATTTTCTGGCAGGTCTGGTTAAAAGACATCAACTAATTCTTCGGTAA
- the Cpr49Ad gene encoding endocuticle structural glycoprotein SgAbd-2 — protein sequence MSLKLFSCLFVLSLAAIACEGQPQYNPYLRNPYYRDLYYRNRDLYNLRRFYDGFYKKYNPYIAAAQARIVEQTNDVNYGAGSYAYNYETENGIHGEERGVPVNIGNQQQEEQVEGAYSFITPEGLRVGVKYLADGNGFRPVITYDGVNSAFYAGQPAPANVVITKH from the exons atgtCTTTGAAGCTG TTCTCCTGCCTATTTGTGCTCAGTTTGGCTGCCATCGCATGTGAAGGACAGCCCCAGTACAATCCCTACCTGAGGAATCCCTACTACAGGGATCTGTACTATAGGAACCGCGATCTGTACAATCTGCGTCGCTTTTACGATGGATTTTACAAGAAGTACAATCCCTACATTGCCGCTGCCCAGGCTAGGATTGTGGAACAGACGAACGATGTGAACTACGGAGCGGGTTCCTATGCCTATAACTATGAGACGGAGAACGGCATCCATGGCGAGGAACGGGGAGTGCCGGTGAACATTGGTAACCAGCAGCAGGAGGAGCAAGTGGAGGGGGCCTACTCCTTCATCACACCTGAGGGTCTGCGAGTAGGAGTCAAGTATCTAGCCGATGGCAATGGTTTCCGTCCCGTGATCACCT ATGACGGCGTCAACTCCGCTTTTTATGCCGGTCAGCCAGCTCCAGCCAATGTGGTCATCACCAAGCATTGA
- the Cpr49Ac gene encoding larval cuticle protein LCP-30 isoform X4, whose amino-acid sequence MFTKSMLSFSLIVALFAVCHTSPVPDNNGRYYHMPQPYRHVDDQRELGIYHHIPNPYDGGYGPYAGLNLPYVHDDRPYNHDLYTTTTTKKPTTTTKRTTTTTTTTTTTPRSILFNYDDEGRHKILHKEEVRKQDKYDHSYLTENGIYGEEQAKLHHTGGTHAKGFYEYTGDDGKLYRVNYASNDGGFMPQGDHIHPIPEAIARALKYVEEQHKANGGAQFDHRGFRINHMTKDIKAQIKAIHLDQMPKELSDQIRMLEHEVELAEEEEREEQAELERLRKAAKSQKSQKSH is encoded by the exons GTCGCTACTATCACATGCCCCAGCCTTATAGACATGTGGACGATCAGCGCGAGCTTGGAATCTACCACCACATTCCCAATCCCTATGATGGCGGTTATGGACCTTATGCCGGTTTGAACCTTCCTTATGTCCATGACGACAGGCCCTACAA CCACGACCTGTACACA ACCACGACCACAAAGAAACCCACAACCACCACCAAAAGGACGACGACCACAACCACTACGACCACCACCACGCCCCGGAGTATCCTGTTCAACTACGATGACGAGGGTCGCCACAAGATCCTACACAAGGAAGAGGTCcgcaagcaggacaaatacgATCATTC TTACCTGACTGAGAACGGAATCTACGGCGAGGAACAGGCCAAACTTCATCACACTGGAGGAACCCACGCCAAGGGCTTCTATGAGTACACTGGTGACGATGGCAAGCTGTATCGCGTGAACTACGCCTCCAACGATGGTGGCTTCATGCCCCAGGGCGACCACATCCATCCGATCCCCGAGGCTATTGCCCGTGCCCTCAAGTACGTGGAGGAGCAGCATAAGGCCAATGGAGGAGCTCAGTTCGACCATCGCGGCTTCCGCATCAATCACATGACCAAGGATATTAAGGCCCAGATCAAGGCGATACACCTGGATCAGATGCCCAAGGAGCTGAGCGATCAGATCCGCATGCTCGAGCACGAGGTGGAGCtcgccgaggaggaggagcgcGAGGAGCAGGCCGAGCTGGAGCGCCTCCGCAAGGCTGCCAAGTCTCAAAAGTCCCAGAAGTCTCACTAA